One part of the Sorangiineae bacterium MSr11954 genome encodes these proteins:
- a CDS encoding Kazal-type serine protease inhibitor — protein sequence MKRVGTILVALSSILALAGCSAERAGDSDVEVSTNTQLTDTNASSGFFVVTRKDVRRCASPMCGGWFVKRVNEAETRCADGTLQAECYVSSIELGNLGLSQEERDTTLAALTGGQGLVQATLTDTSFGTLDASNAWVGATGSTATGTFFLVADNGTRCVTTPCPSITASELNEPAGGETHNVLDVVLDRTPKPASQESLEAASQALATQEGLLVAGSLLLPKCAPNTDCGPKVIASEFYLSVTNHPVANREGAECGTLAGLPCGPGQFCFWESGAMCGAADAPGKCIYPPSHCTSNVQPVCGCDGKTYSNPCIAASQRASVFQEGACP from the coding sequence ATGAAACGCGTTGGCACCATCCTCGTTGCGCTTTCTTCGATTCTGGCCCTCGCGGGGTGTTCGGCCGAACGTGCGGGCGATTCCGATGTGGAAGTGTCGACGAATACGCAGCTTACCGATACGAATGCGAGCTCGGGGTTCTTCGTTGTCACGCGTAAGGACGTCCGCCGGTGTGCATCGCCGATGTGCGGCGGGTGGTTCGTCAAGCGCGTGAACGAAGCGGAGACGCGTTGTGCGGACGGCACTCTGCAGGCCGAGTGCTATGTCTCCTCGATCGAGCTCGGGAACCTCGGGTTGTCCCAAGAAGAGCGCGACACGACCCTCGCCGCGCTCACCGGCGGCCAAGGGCTCGTCCAAGCGACCCTGACCGACACGAGCTTCGGCACCCTCGATGCGAGCAACGCATGGGTCGGCGCCACCGGATCGACGGCGACGGGGACATTCTTCCTCGTGGCCGACAATGGCACCCGCTGCGTCACCACGCCCTGTCCCTCCATCACCGCGTCCGAGCTAAACGAGCCGGCGGGTGGTGAAACGCACAACGTCCTAGACGTGGTGCTCGATCGGACCCCAAAACCGGCGAGTCAGGAATCGCTCGAGGCGGCGTCGCAGGCGCTCGCCACCCAAGAAGGTTTGCTCGTCGCGGGCTCGCTCCTTCTACCCAAGTGCGCGCCCAATACCGACTGTGGACCCAAGGTGATCGCCTCGGAGTTCTACCTCTCCGTTACCAACCACCCCGTGGCGAACCGCGAGGGTGCGGAGTGCGGCACATTGGCCGGATTGCCGTGTGGTCCGGGACAATTCTGCTTTTGGGAATCCGGCGCGATGTGCGGCGCGGCCGACGCACCGGGCAAATGCATTTACCCGCCCAGCCATTGCACGTCGAACGTGCAGCCGGTGTGCGGGTGCGACGGCAAAACGTACTCGAACCCATGCATCGCCGCGTCGCAGAGAGCTTCCGTATTCCAAGAGGGCGCGTGCCCCTGA